The nucleotide sequence GGGCGCGCACGTCGAGTTCGCCCTCGCCCGGACCGCGGCGTGGCTGCTGCGCCACCACGACCCGGACGAACACCTCCCGAGATTCCCGCGCCGCGTGGCCGCCGCCGACCACCTCGGGCACCGCACCGCCCGGCAGGGCCGACTCGCGTACGCGCTGCCGCCGTTCGCGCTCGACGGCGGCCCGACCGACTGGTCCGAGCCGCCGGTGCCATGGGGCAGCAGCCCGCCGACGTGGTGGTGACGGCCGCTCAGGCGCGCGACAGCGTCTCCGCGGCCGGATCGACGCAGGCGAGCACGGCCATGAGCGTGCGTTCGAGGAACTCGGCGAGCCTGCCGCGGTCCTCCTCGGGGTCCTGCCACGCGATGACGGTCTCCTCCGCGAACACCACCCACGCGCGGGCGGCGGCGCGCAGCGTCGGGGAGTCGTCGAGCCCGAACTCCGCGCAGCCGGCGAGGAGGCGGGCCGCCTGGGTGCCGCGGGCGCCGTCGACCAACTCGCGCACGGTCGCGTCCGCGCTCGCCGCGCCGCGCACGAGGGACACGTACGTCGCCCGGTGGTCGAGCACGTAGTCGACGAACGCGCCGAGCACGGCGCGCAGGCGCACGAACGGTTCGAGCGCGGTGTCCGGAGCCGTGCGCTCCAGGAAGTCCGCGCAGGCGGCTTCGACGACGGCCCGCTGGAAACCCTGCTTGGACTTGAAGTAGTGGAACATCAGGCCGCGCGAGATCCCCGCCCGCTCGGCGAGTTCGTCGACGGAGAGTTCGTCGAGCGTGCGCGTCGCGAGCAGTTCGCGTCCCAGACGCAGCAATTGCGCGCGTCGCTGATCGGGCGTCAGACGGGTACGTCGCGGTGCGGGCATGCCGCCCAGTGTACGGTCGGACCCGAATTGTTGACTTGTGTTCAATGATGTTCCCGGGGGCGCCGCGGCTTGACTTCGAGCGCGCTCGAAGCGACAAGGTGGGCTCCGTACCACCACCGCCGGACCAACAAGGAGCCACCCGCCATGCGCACCACCACACTCGGCACCGACGGCCCCGAGGTCGGCGTCATCGGCCTCGGCTGCATGGGCATGACCCACGCGTACGACCCCGAGGGCCGGGACGACGCGACCTCGGTCGCGGTCCTGCGCCAAGCCGTCGAGCTGGGCATGACGCTGATCGACACCGCCGACGTCTACGGCCCGTACACGAACGAGGAGTTGGTCGGACGCGGCCTCGCCGGGATCCGCGACCGCGTCGTGCTGGCGACGAAGGTGGGCCTGTCGCTCGACGGCGGACGGCTCGGGCGCGGAACCGCCGGGCTGGAGCGCATCGGCCGCCCCGAGCACGTGCGCCGTTCGATCGACGAGAGCCTGCGCCGCCTGCGGACCGACCACGTCGACCTCTACCAACTGCACCGCGTCGACCCCGACGTACCGATCGAGGAGACCTGGGGCGCGCTCGCCGAGACCGTCGCGGCGGGCAAGGCTCGGCACATCGGGCTCTCCGAGGTCTCCGTGGCCGAGATCCGGCGCGCGCAGGCCGTACACCCGGTGGCGTCGGTGCAGTCCGAGCTGTCGCTGTGGACGCGCGACGCACTGGCGGACGTGCTCCCCTATTGCGACGCCCAGGGCATCGCGTTCCTGCCGTTCTCGCCGCTCGGCCGAGGCTTCCTCACCGGCACCTTCGCGACCG is from Yinghuangia sp. ASG 101 and encodes:
- a CDS encoding TetR/AcrR family transcriptional regulator produces the protein MPAPRRTRLTPDQRRAQLLRLGRELLATRTLDELSVDELAERAGISRGLMFHYFKSKQGFQRAVVEAACADFLERTAPDTALEPFVRLRAVLGAFVDYVLDHRATYVSLVRGAASADATVRELVDGARGTQAARLLAGCAEFGLDDSPTLRAAARAWVVFAEETVIAWQDPEEDRGRLAEFLERTLMAVLACVDPAAETLSRA
- a CDS encoding aldo/keto reductase; this translates as MRTTTLGTDGPEVGVIGLGCMGMTHAYDPEGRDDATSVAVLRQAVELGMTLIDTADVYGPYTNEELVGRGLAGIRDRVVLATKVGLSLDGGRLGRGTAGLERIGRPEHVRRSIDESLRRLRTDHVDLYQLHRVDPDVPIEETWGALAETVAAGKARHIGLSEVSVAEIRRAQAVHPVASVQSELSLWTRDALADVLPYCDAQGIAFLPFSPLGRGFLTGTFATADDLPADDWRRTLPRFQADAIAANQAIVTAVRAIAERRHATPAQVALAWVCAQGRYVVPIPGTKTPRYLVDNAGAADVVLSAAELSELDALPAPEGSRY